One Lucilia cuprina isolate Lc7/37 chromosome 4, ASM2204524v1, whole genome shotgun sequence DNA segment encodes these proteins:
- the LOC111690890 gene encoding uncharacterized protein LOC111690890 isoform X8 yields the protein MFKQQHSNNTFCILHGYYDARPKMCFSASPPPPPKAIFSSNLTFGYECSINNPSVHNTKYHYQNCNNNNTVYKEQYNMQRQEDITSVNDSQRDEETSSDYKQWLHAMKLVARLPGGIPPEFRRKLWLSLADKYLKSKNVDWAREEEKCFCEKWREDDEELGIQIVKDLHRTGSTLCTGPAGDLNQAKLKKILLGYARYNPEVGYCQGFNMLGALILQVMDKDESESIKVMIYLVEGILPAGYFCGSMGGLQADMAVFRELMQTKLPRLAKHLQKLQGPIENAYEPPLTNVFTMQWFLTMFCTCLPMSCVLRVWDLVLIEGSDVLLRTALALWSLLEERVLSARSADDFYGKMGSFSSELLNGHLIDSNGLIEKVVQLGPIADIQKLRDKHLYSIAPIQNQQGLQLYYDDEEPDIDEDSRLAVATVWGIPWGRRGSQGQQNNIITKQPIENKDRIALDISLLKKQYDKLRERQKQAHIILTTACSTASRQSVALNSSTATLPVNQLLSGRPAIVTNKGRRCGPPTGAIPPARKPSLPAVLHDKPLEKQLRRGETLHWRDTKDTRHRRDSLSWKEIKAERAAMITSGSIDGLKSQKIRTGRLGKSDSSSYSEESDDNEAEVERDGSSTDTSLCDEEFQPIANGLKQHNELSQKPTSKPLYKQKNNLLKQRHQSANRKDNNQKARPKSWAPSNSEIPFVLMSTDSPNNSADENPELEYRTATHNTMLKEEEDNFPSVETKSNLNQTNLEFSIQSLSKTMPKIGSTEEKDIFMDSTNYLGSNDDKEDEIKTFDISNEGVTNEYFERVNSSERPTKLDLLYSLNVDENIRDTIKIEADELVKPNQESYLYTNENNVNSSKNIRCMDLLVDYSEKSSVACIEEAKSEISTTFHACDMTVSIPTNKEYFDNSTEHSIKKTKGSAEKRRDPRRLTLTRSSTMDIEKRYQALEKRLSMEVCSKYKRILPENEFESVDSYKKYDQSCTTHPNNINDDDLNNHQVVDNKLQTPKDKKIPSTAELEERFKNIHQHILKDRNELLNSPCDSENTEKQSNMKTPDNDNINKKSTNKKTDRDTKKQDDQNDNNGEAEIANIIGENSDSEPKFLTFNKIEDVNANRNINTPQTSRNPNSQIIAPKTNALQTKKEPPDDNADEDTNSINRTAVATTNNSTAEIEPTAKNSEESEYVSEEKIRTPNSEKNHETVNEIQDDSKSKSNRTSPPSTEELEKRFSALEGQMSNAHIQDDKDTKSNVSLEETEKYGVNALMADNKESSDTQTLTTDTSNNCMLSSLDIKTDLTKLKQLSEKNTKRRLSEPPTTEDLEKRYEVLKRRMSSRNFETRSFPKDGFSDSPQKTREISVTESSTNLKSTDITPHSASKSSPPSIENLEERFEKLQNKNESKSSFTKHSPPSTETLEKRFEELQSKNGQLETQKSTNTEVNNKETQILPTEKEQLSYDNNTVVRAEKNEEIKNSNSLAKETISNPTPNNIETCEDGTQTSNENDISDKKEHNNITDDANQIKVKLIKELQAKIKGQSINSDIENSVQKKTALIEELKIKIKPMTDMIVKPTHISTSRRPPVQSFILPSQSFNDETLESHATSAYSRSGKYEPSNTSNRKMVRRFSDLPSRADLENRLQFLEEQLSKTVCMQRRSSDSEVASKSRHNVPLSDSLEYRVQELEKRLNENRSLSTDVEHTNTKEKIISEPNVEISQIELATDSVAVTGKELVRYSSYGEVGDTEHQNPINISINIQMTLNKDDTGNKKNPDVTKTDELDRRLQYLEKQLKSSQDQETFENAATDVKECINGKEQKDLNETDNTHQFAQTEEFHEIKDISETADVKILQETNRNNTITPLNINQSSVIAETDEIAENLHKENVLEKSKEEKSDHKVEKFTDNEGTLGQVNKTTECSENNFESTMSKVSDPGEKTQKLCSDTQKHNLTEVDEQVNKDNLKSDLPKSPDKPTIASTAAEPKQNILNKNKNHPNAIEAETQIDKIKDDGGELLEYNSQSTPQSNNVAESSQLDLIEGENIQKHHNSENIKESEIDSSNVNTSTQFVPVEVNKKTLVLLLDNEPKAVKVRRLTRANTEELEDLFQALEKQLTDRGQGKHDEKNPMPRSNELSQDEIETTKAMSELAKDIEEFSKSKSDQSVYDDKLKQTTKKKQKELEEDFDWGNDPIKYHLKKRTVYLPSTKELEARFRSLERQIKLLEDVEKIDVEQRLIEIERKIKLQYSLSHEKDLNKFLELCEGKDVDEIPTSSEDQKESSKEVQVNQKSMTKHTSPSRQIEPTPSTGSLEYRYRALDLKRSKSKQNLKKQPIHPLEMLLDPSPDDIPTTGELEHRMRVMEENRYTPSPPSRKSRSQSPPAKSQQNKNNSNIHILETMTASPTERELPTAEELEARLEALEREQCFNFKMQKNFQQFNQKLKDVVSPSLSFDEFKASTKSCESDHSKVQSLAPKQITSVNTFNPKTIRFRKEDQSQLLPKKDNESVTFADSQSNTKGSQQTTTAQEGLGVMGIRLMRETSPLRRKGTHTGIPLRTGENINDQLTSIQNTIKSIDSLCEEKPYRKERCQQYIDALFSDSKYFAHKKSSLEDLTSRNLSRSTSREIGPSIRISDHSPAFSRSMGSADSIRSSSPLGSSSPLQYRSNRDLRREPSPRRRRDEDREEHESRIAN from the exons ATGTTCAAACAACAACATTCTAACAATACTT TTTGCATACTGCACGGATACT ATGATGCTCGACCTAAAATGTGTTTTAGTGCTTCACCACCGCCACCACCAAAAGCCATATTTTCATCTAACTTAACTTTTGGATATGAATGTAGTATTAACAATCCCAGCGTCCACAATACCAAATACCATTATcaaaattgcaacaacaacaataccgtTTATAAGGAACAGTACAATATGCAACGACAGGAAGATATAACGAGTGTTAACGACTCCCAAAGGGACGAAGAAACATCATCGGATTACAAGCAATGGTTGCATGCTATGAAGTTAGTAGCGAGGTTACCCGGAGGCATTCCACCTGAATTCCGTCGTAAG ctttGGTTATCGTTGGcggataaatatttaaaatctaaaaatgttgATTGGGCCAGGGaggaagaaaaatgtttttgtgaaaaatggcGAGAAGATGACGAAGAATTGGGAATTCAAATTGTTAAG gaTCTCCATCGAACCGGATCTACTTTGTGCACTGGACCAGCGGGGGATTTAAATCAAGCCAAACttaagaaaatacttttgggTTATGCTCGCTACAATCCGGAAGTTGGTTATTGCcag GGTTTTAACATGCTGGGTGCTCTTATACTACAAGTTATGGACAAAGATGAATCAGAATCAATCAAGGTTATGATATATCTAGTTGAGGGTATTTTACCAGCTGGTTATTTTTGTGGATCCATGGGTGGATTACAGGCGGATATGGCTGTTTTTCGCGAATTAATGCAAACCAAACTTCCTCGATTGGCAAAACATCTTCAAAAACTACAAGGTCCTATCGAAAATGCCTACGAACCTCCATTGACGAATGTCTTTACAATGCAATGGTTTTTAACTATGTTCTGTACATGTCTTCCAATGAGCTGTGTTCTTCGGGTTTGGGACTTAGTTTTAATCGAAGGAAGTGATGTTCTGTTACGAACTGCTCTTGCACTTTGGAGTTTACTCGAAGA GAGAGTGCTTAGTGCACGCAGTGCTGAtgatttctatggaaaaatggGGTCATTTTCCAGTGAACTTTTGAATGGACATTTAATTGACTCAAACGGTTTGATTGAGAAGGTTGTGCAGTTGGGTCCCATCGCTGATATTCAAAAGTTGCGTGATAAACATCTCTACAGCATTGCCCCTATCCAAAACCAACAAGGACTGCA gttATATTATGACGACGAGGAGCCGGATATAGATGAAGATTCACGTTTGGCCGTTGCAACTGTATGGGGAATTCCTTGGGGTCGCAGGGGTTCGCAAGgccaacaaaataatattattacgaAGCAACCCATAGAAAATAAGGATCGAATTGCCCTTGATATCTCCCTTTTAAAAAAGCAGTATGATAAATTACGCGAAAGACAGAAACAAGCACATATTATATTAACCACAGCTTGCTCTACAGCCTCACGTCAAAGTGTGGCTCTAAATTCGTCGACTGCAACATTACCAGTTAATCAACTGTTATCTGGTCGTCCAGCAATTGTTACAAATAAGGGACGTCGTTGTGGACCTCCTACAGGCGCAATACCACCGGCAAGAAAACCTTCACTGCCTGCGGTCCTTCACGATAAACCACTAGAAAAACAACTTAGAAGGGGAGAAACGTTACATTGGCGGGATACAAAAGATACAAGGCACAGGCGAGATAGCTTAAGTTGGAAAGAAATAAAAGCTGAACGCGCAGCAATGATTACTTCCGGTAGCATAGACGGCCTTAAATCACAAAAAATTCGCACAGGTAGACTAGGAAAAAGTGATTCATCTTCTTATAGCGAGGAGAGCGATGACAACGAAGCCGAAGTAGAAAGAGATGGCTCTAGTACAGACACAAGCCTTTGTGACGAAGAATTCCAACCAATAGCAAATGGTTTAAAACAGCATAATGAATTGTCTCAAAAACCTACTAGCAAACctttatacaaacaaaaaaataatttactaaagCAACGACACCAATCGGCAAATCGTAAAGATAATAACCAGAAGGCGAGACCAAAATCATGGGCTCCCTCTAACAGTGAGATTCCATTTGTTTTAATGTCCACAGACTCTCCAAACAACAGTGCTGATGAAAATCCTGAATTAGAATATCGCACAGCAACACATAACACCATGTTGAAGGAAGAGGAAGACAATTTCCCTTCAGttgaaacaaaatcaaatctaaatcaaacaaatttagaattttctattCAAAGTCTTTCCAAAACAATGCCTAAAATCGGAAGTACGGAAGAAAAAGACATATTTATGGATTCAACGAATTATTTAGGAAGTAATGACGACAAAGAAGACGAAATCAAAACTTTCGATATCAGTAACGAAGGAGTCACTAATGAATACTTCGAAAGAGTTAACAGCTCAGAGCGTCCCACAAAACTTGATTTGTTGTATTCACTCAATGTGGATGAAAATATTCGAGACACAATTAAAATTGAGGCTGATGAACTTGTTAAGCCAAATCAGGAATCATACCTCTacacaaatgaaaataatgttaatagtTCAAAAAATATAAGATGTATGGACCTTCTTGTAGACTATTCGGAAAAATCGTCTGTCGCTTGCATTGAAGAAGCCAAATCTGAAATATCAACAACATTTCACGCATGTGATATGACAGTCTCAATTCCGACAAATAAGGAATATTTCGATAACTCAACTGAACactcaattaaaaaaacaaaaggaagTGCAGAGAAAAGAAGAGATCCCAGACGCCTAACTTTAACACGATCATCAACAATGGACATTGAAAAGAGGTATCAGGCTCTTGAAAAACGACTTAGCATGGAAGTGTGTTCTAAATATAAACGAATATTACCTGAAAACGAATTTGAAAGTGTAgatagttataaaaaatatgatcaAAGTTGTACCACACATCCCAACAACATCAATGACGATGATCTAAATAATCATCAAGTTGTTGACAATAAACTTCAAACACCTAAGGATAAAAAAATACCATCAACTGCGGAGTTAGAAGAACGCTTTAAAAACATACATCAACATATTCTTAAAGATCGAAATGAACTTTTAAATTCGCCATGTGATTCTGAAAATACGGAAAAACAATCAAATATGAAAACTCCTGATAACgacaatattaacaaaaaatccaCAAATAAGAAAACAGATAGGGACACAAAAAAACAAGATGATCAGAATGACAATAATGGCGAGGCAGAAATCGCAAACATAATTGGAGAAAATTCAGATTCTGAACCAAAGTTTTTAACGTTTAATAAAATCGAAGACGTAAATGCCAACAGAAACATTAACACTCCGCAAACTTCTAGAAATCCAAATTCTCAGATAATAGCCCCAAAGACTAACGCATTGCAGACAAAAAAAGAACCACCTGACGACAATGCAGATGAAGATACAAATAGCATTAATAGAACAGCAGTAGCGACTACAAATAATTCTACCGCTGAGATTGAACCAACTGCTAAAAATTCGGAAGAATCTGAGTATGTATCAGAAGAAAAAATTCGTACACCTAATTCAGAAAAAAATCACGAGACAGTTAATGAAATACAAGATGATTCTAAAAGCAAATCAAATCGAACATCCCCTCCCTCAACAGAGGAATTAGAAAAACGATTTTCAGCTTTGGAAGGACAAATGAGTAACGCTCATATTCAAGACGATAAAGATACAAAATCTAATGTGTCTTTGGAAGAAACTGAAAAATATGGAGTAAATGCTTTAATGGCGGATAATAAAGAATCAAGTGACACTCAAACCCTAACAACAGATACATCAAATAATTGCATGTTATCGTCATTAGATATAAAGAcggatttaacaaaattaaagcagttatctgaaaaaaatacaaagcgACGATTATCCGAGCCCCCTACTACTGAAGATTTAGAAAAAAGATATGAAGTTTTGAAACGACGGATGAGTTCTCGAAATTTTGAGACAAGATCCTTTCCAAAAGATGGATTTTCCGATTCCCCACAGAAAACACGTGAAATTTCTGTAACTGAATCTTCCACTAATTTAAAAAGCACAGACATTACACCACATTCCGCAAGCAAAAGTTCGCCGCCATCAATTGAAAATCTAGAAGAACGTTTTGAAAAactgcaaaataaaaatgaatcaaAAAGCTCATTTACTAAACACTCTCCTCCTTCAACGGAAACTCTAGAAAAACGATTTGAAGAACTACAAAGTAAAAATGGTCAATTAGAAACACAGAAGTCAACAAACACAGAAGTCAACAACaaagaaacacaaattttaCCTACTGAAAAAGAACAATTATCTTATGATAATAATACAGTAGTAAGGGcggaaaaaaatgaagaaataaaaaatagtaactCGTTGGCTAAAGAAACTATAAGTAATCCAACACCTAATAATATTGAAACCTGTGAGGATGGAACACAAACCTCTAATGAAAATGATATATCAgacaaaaaagaacataataaTATAACTGACGATGCCaatcaaataaaagttaaacTCATTAAGGAATTACAAGCGAAAATAAAAGGGCAATCTATAAACTCAGATATAGAGAATAGTGTTCAAAAAAAGACTGCGCTTATTGAAgagcttaaaattaaaattaaacccaTGACAGATATGATTGTAAAGCCAACTCACATCTCTACAAGTCGGCGCCCACCTGTCCAAAGCTTTATTTTACCAAGTCAAAGTTTCAACGATGAAACCTTGGAATCACATGCGACTTCCGCTTATAGCAGATCGGGAAAATACGAACCTTCAAATACATCAAATCGAAAAATGGTTCGTCGTTTTTCCGATTTACCCTCAAGAGCCGACCTTGAGAATCGTTTGCAGTTCTTGGAAGAACAACTAAGCAAAACGGTATGCATGCAACGTCGTTCAAGTGATTCCGAAGTAGCATCGAAAAGTAGACATAATGTTCCACTAAGTGACAGCCTAGAGTATCGTGTTCAAGAATTAGAAAAACGTTTAAATGAGAATAGAAGCTTATCAACGGATGTGGAGCATACAAATACCAAAGAGAAAATCATAAGTGAACCCAATGTTGAAATTTCTCAAATCGAATTGGCGACTGATAGCGTAGCCGTAACAGGAAAAGAATTAGTTCGTTATTCTTCCTATGGTGAAGTAGGAGATACTGAACACCAGAATCCAATCAATATTAGCATAAATATTCAAATGACACTTAATAAAGATGATACtggcaataaaaaaaatcctgaTGTTACAAAGACCGATGAATTAGATCGGCGACTCCAATACTTAGAAAAACAGCTTAAATCATCACAAGATCAGGAAACCTTTGAAAATGCTGCAACGGATGTTAAGGAATGTATAAATGGAAAAGAGCAAAAAGATCTCAATGAGACAGACAATACCCATCAATTTGCGCAAACTGAAGAATTTCACGAAATTAAAGATATAAGTGAGACAGCTGATGTTAAAATCTTACAAGAAACCAATAGAAATAATACCATAACAccattaaatataaatcaatcTAGCGTTATCGCAGAAACTGATGAAATCGCGGAAAATCTTCATAAAGAAAATGTCCTAGAGAAGTCGAAGGAAGAAAAATCAGACCACAAAGTGGAAAAATTTACTGATAATGAAGGTACATTAGGTCAAGTTAATAAAACAACTGAATGTAgcgaaaacaattttgaatcaACAATGTCGAAAGTATCTGACCCTGGcgagaaaactcaaaaactgtGTTCAGATAcccaaaaacacaatttaacagAAGTTGATGAACAAGTGAATAAGGACAATTTAAAGTCAGACCTACCTAAATCCCCAGATAAACCTACCATAGCATCAACGGCGGCGgaaccaaaacaaaatattttaaataaaaataaaaaccatccGAATGCTATTGAAGCTGAAACtcaaattgataaaataaaGGATGATGGAGGAGAATTACTAGAATACAACTCTCAATCTACGCCACAATCAAATAATGTTGCGGAATCAAGTCAATTAGACCTAATCGAAGGGGAAAACATTCAAAAACACCATAATTCTGAAAACATTAAAGAGTCTGAAATTGATTCATCAAATGTTAACACTTCCACCCAATTTGTACCCGTAGAAGTAAATAAAAAGACGTTGGTTTTATTATTAGATAACGAACCTAAAGCAGTTAAAGTGCGTCGGCTTACTCGGGCAAATACTGAGGAATTGGAAGATCTTTTTCAAGCACTTGAAAAACAACTAACAGATCGTGGTCAAGGGAAACATGACGAAAAAAATCCAATGCCTAGATCAAATGAATTATCACAAGATGAGATCGAGACAACAAAAGCAATGTCAGAATTAGCAAAAGATATAGAGGAATTTTCTAAAAGCAAATCAGATCAAAGTGTATATGATGATAAgcttaaacaaacaacaaaaaagaaacaaaaggaACTGGAGGAGGATTTTGATTGGGGAAATGATCCCATAAAATATCACTTGAAGAAAAGAACAGTATATTTACCTTCAACTAAAGAACTTGAAGCAAGATTTCGGTCATTAGAACGTCAAATAAAGCTTCTGGAAGATGTTGAAAAAATTGATGTAGAACAGCGCCTAATAGAAATTGAACGTAAAATAAAACTGCAATACTCATTATCTCATGAAAAAGATTTGAACAAGTTTCTGGAGTTATGCGAAGGAAAAGATGTCGATGAAATACCAACATCATCAGAAGATCAAAAAGAGAGTAGTAAAGAAGTACAAGTTAATCAAAAATCTATGACTAAACACACATCACCTTCCAGGCAAATAGAACCAACACCATCTACTGGTAGTCTCGAATACCGCTATCGCGCACTAGATCTAAAACGATCAAAGTCAAAGCAAAATCTTAAGAAGCAACCAATTCATCCTTTAGAAATGCTTCTTGATCCAAGCCCAGATGATATTCCTACCACCGGTGAGTTAGAGCACCGAATGCGCGTTATGGAAGAAAATCGATACACACCATCTCCACCATCAAGAAAATCGCGTTCACAGTCACCTCCTGCTAAaagtcaacaaaataaaaacaattcaaacatacatattttggaaACAATGACGGCAAGTCCTACAGAACGGGAACTTCCGACGGCAGAAGAATTAGAGGCACGTTTAGAAGCATTAGAAAGGGAACAGTGCTTCAACTTCAAAATGCAGAAAAACTTCCAACAGTTCAACCAGAAGCTCAAGGATGTTGTCTCGCCATCCCTATCATTTGACGAATTTAAGGCGTCAACAAAATCCTGTGAATCTGATCATTCCAAAGTACAAAGTTTAGCTCCAAAACAAATTACAAGTGTTAATACATTTAATCCCAAAACAATACGTTTTCGCAAAGAAGATCAATCTCAACTATTACCTAAAAAGGATAATGAATCCGTG ACTTTTGCAGATTCCCAGAGTAATACTAAAGGGTCTCAACAAACGACTACCGCTCAGGAGGGGCTTGGCGTCATGGGGATTCGTTTGATGAGG GAAACATCGCCTCTTCGAAGAAAGGGAACGCACACCGGCATACCACTGCGCACTGgagaaaatataaatgatcaACTGACATCTATTCAAAACACTATAAAGTCTATTGACAGTCTTTGTGAGGAAAAGCCTTATCGAAAAGAGAGGTGTCAGCAATATATCGATGCTCTATTCTCAGACTCCAAATATTTCGCTCATAAAAAATCTTCCCTCGAAGATCTCACTTCACGAAATCTGAGCCGATCAACATCGCGTGAAATTGGACCCTCTATTCGAATCTCCGATCACAGCCCAGCCTTCTCACGTTCAATGGGATCAGCTGATTCAATACGATCATCAAGCCCATTGGGATCGTCGAGCCCACTTCAGTACCGTTCCAACAGAGACCTACGGCGTGAACCTTCTCCTAGACGTCGACGAGACGAAGATCGTGAAGAGCATGAAAGTAGG ATAGCCAACTAA